From a single Pyxicephalus adspersus chromosome 11, UCB_Pads_2.0, whole genome shotgun sequence genomic region:
- the LOC140340452 gene encoding ferritin light chain, oocyte isoform-like has translation MSHHHHLHIRQNYHQDSEAGVNRIVNLELQASYTYQSLGFYFDRDDVALAKFSKFFRELSDKKQKHAEEFLKFQNRRGGRIVLQDIKKPEADEWVNGTHAMECALKLEKSLNQALLDLHKVATEHADPHMCDFLESEYLEKEVKLLKTLGDHLTNLKRVKATESGMGEYLFDKLTLGEHSD, from the exons ATGAGCCACCATCATCACCTTCATATCCGCCAGAACTACCACCAGGACAGCGAGGCTGGGGTCAACCGCATTGTCAACCTAGAGCTGCAGGCTTCTTATACCTACCAGTCCTTG GGTTTTTACTTTGACCGGGATGACGTGGCATTGGCAAAGTTTTCGAAGTTCTTTCGTGAACTATCcgacaaaaagcaaaaacacgCAGAGGAATTTCTGAAGTTCCAGAACAGGCGAGGAGGACGCATTGTGCTTCAAGATATTaag AAACCAGAAGCTGATGAATGGGTGAATGGAACACATGCTATGGAGTGTGCCCTGAAATTGGAGAAAAGTTTAAACCAGGCATTGCTTGACCTCCATAAGGTTGCCACAGAGCATGCTGACCCTCAT ATGTGTGATTTCTTGGAGTCTGAATACCTGGAAAAGGAAGTGAAACTCCTAAAGACTCTGGGAGACCACCTTACAAATCTGAAACGTGTGAAGGCAACAGAAAGTGGCATGGGAGAATATCTTTTCGATAAGTTGACCCTTGGAGAGCACAGTGACTAA